One window of the Microvirga mediterraneensis genome contains the following:
- a CDS encoding BolA family protein gives MPMDSREIESMIKAALPDAVVEIKDLAGDGDHYAATVTSSAFKGKSRVQQHQMVYAALQGRMGGVLHALALTTVAPDN, from the coding sequence ATGCCGATGGATTCCCGTGAAATCGAAAGCATGATCAAGGCCGCGCTGCCCGACGCGGTGGTCGAGATCAAGGACCTCGCCGGCGACGGCGATCACTATGCCGCCACCGTCACCTCCTCGGCCTTCAAGGGGAAGTCGCGGGTCCAGCAGCACCAGATGGTCTATGCAGCGCTGCAAGGACGCATGGGGGGCGTGCTTCACGCCCTTGCATTGACGACCGTGGCACCCGACAATTGA
- a CDS encoding TIGR02302 family protein has protein sequence MSEGPNPSPGRSPLNQRFGRLVAHARWSLWWEEAWPRLWLPFAIVLLFFTLSWLGLWLDLTPFWRSIGLGLFALAFLLSLWPLLRLRMPSRTRALDRLDRDTGLSHGPARVLDDTLALGAADPGTKALWALHRKRAEDAVSRMRVGLPRPDMPQRDRYAFRAAGLLALVASAFVAGPEIGSRLAAAFDWRKIETASPSFRIDGWIDPPLYTRTPPLMIDLARGQNLRAPIHSTVVIRIAGEGSAEVTPGKGLTPLPAKANQRADMREERYVLDGSSELTVSTGFAHSVTLAIEAIPDRLPEIAFTTPPEVNARGTFTLSYKGKDDYGIVALDGIVEKADNSKGRSLVPAPQLTLALPSHEENAPDTKSPVDLTNHAWAGAPVTIQLKAKDEAGQEALSEKITFTLPQRPFTNPLAKALVEQRRNLVLAPDDRKRVQVALDALLIAPEEYTPQWGVFMGLRTGAERLRVARTDQELLDVADWLWAMALQIEDGNLSDAERDLRAAQERLKEAMDRNAPDEEIRRLTDELRQAMDKFLREFAQRMQQNQQSQDQNQRTPPDRMISQDDLNRMLRQMEDAMRRGDVAEAQRLLEQLRNILENLQTAQPNSRMTDPLGREMNQAMQDMEDMAREQQNLRDETFRDGQNRRMQQGDRPRQGQRQGQRQQGQRQQGQQGQQGEDQDQAENGQGGQDQDPLGLRQRQQALRERLEELQRRMQGMGMQNEQGLGDAEQAMREAEGALGQGQDGPAVDAQGRALENLRRGMQGMAQQMQQMQQGDGQGNEQAGDQPGQGNPQGNQQAGQRDTDPLGRPTRNRDYSDGRVDVPSANQSPAQRAQRILEELRRKLGDPSRPQEELDYFERLLRRN, from the coding sequence ATGAGCGAAGGCCCGAACCCGTCGCCGGGACGCAGCCCCCTGAACCAGCGGTTCGGGCGCCTGGTCGCTCATGCGCGTTGGTCCCTCTGGTGGGAGGAAGCCTGGCCTCGGCTCTGGCTGCCTTTCGCCATCGTGCTCCTGTTCTTTACCCTCTCCTGGCTCGGGCTCTGGCTCGATCTCACGCCCTTCTGGCGCTCCATCGGCCTGGGCCTCTTCGCTTTGGCCTTCCTCCTGTCGCTCTGGCCGCTTCTTCGCCTGCGCATGCCCAGCCGGACGCGTGCACTCGACCGGCTCGACCGCGACACGGGCCTGAGTCACGGCCCGGCCCGCGTCCTCGACGATACGCTGGCCCTCGGCGCGGCCGATCCCGGCACCAAAGCGCTCTGGGCCCTTCATCGTAAGCGCGCGGAGGATGCCGTCAGCCGCATGCGCGTCGGCCTGCCCCGGCCCGACATGCCGCAGCGCGACCGTTATGCCTTTCGAGCCGCAGGGCTTCTCGCCCTGGTGGCGAGCGCCTTCGTGGCGGGACCGGAGATCGGCTCGCGGCTCGCCGCGGCCTTCGACTGGCGGAAGATCGAGACCGCCTCCCCGTCCTTCCGCATCGATGGCTGGATCGACCCGCCCCTTTATACCCGCACGCCGCCGCTGATGATCGACCTGGCGCGGGGACAGAACCTGCGCGCCCCGATCCACTCGACCGTGGTGATCCGGATCGCCGGCGAGGGCAGCGCCGAGGTCACGCCGGGCAAGGGCCTGACGCCCCTCCCGGCCAAGGCCAACCAACGCGCCGACATGCGCGAGGAGCGCTATGTCCTCGACGGATCGAGCGAGCTGACGGTCAGCACGGGCTTCGCGCACAGCGTGACGCTCGCCATCGAGGCCATTCCCGACCGGCTGCCCGAGATCGCCTTCACCACGCCGCCCGAGGTCAATGCGCGCGGCACCTTCACCTTGAGCTACAAGGGCAAGGACGATTACGGCATCGTGGCGCTCGACGGCATCGTGGAGAAGGCCGACAACAGCAAGGGGCGCTCCCTCGTCCCCGCTCCCCAGCTCACCCTGGCCCTCCCAAGCCATGAGGAGAACGCGCCGGACACCAAGTCGCCGGTCGACCTCACGAACCACGCCTGGGCCGGCGCGCCGGTGACGATCCAGCTCAAGGCCAAGGACGAAGCCGGCCAGGAGGCGCTCAGCGAGAAGATCACCTTCACCCTGCCGCAGCGCCCCTTCACCAACCCTCTCGCCAAAGCGCTTGTCGAACAGCGGCGCAATCTCGTGCTCGCACCCGACGACCGCAAGCGCGTGCAGGTGGCGCTCGACGCACTGCTGATCGCCCCGGAGGAATACACGCCGCAATGGGGCGTGTTCATGGGCCTGCGGACCGGTGCGGAGCGCCTGCGCGTCGCCAGGACCGACCAGGAGCTGCTCGATGTGGCCGATTGGCTCTGGGCCATGGCGCTCCAGATCGAGGACGGCAACCTGTCCGATGCCGAGCGGGACCTGCGCGCCGCCCAGGAGCGCCTGAAGGAGGCCATGGACCGGAATGCGCCGGACGAGGAGATCCGCCGCCTGACGGACGAGCTGCGGCAGGCCATGGACAAGTTCCTGCGCGAATTCGCCCAGCGCATGCAGCAGAACCAGCAATCCCAGGATCAGAACCAGCGCACGCCGCCGGACCGGATGATCTCGCAGGACGACCTCAACCGCATGCTGCGCCAGATGGAGGATGCCATGCGCCGGGGCGACGTGGCCGAGGCCCAGCGCCTGCTCGAGCAGCTGCGCAACATCCTGGAGAATCTGCAGACGGCCCAGCCCAACAGCCGCATGACCGATCCGCTCGGACGCGAGATGAACCAAGCCATGCAGGACATGGAGGACATGGCGCGCGAGCAGCAGAACCTGCGCGACGAGACCTTCCGCGACGGCCAGAACCGCCGGATGCAGCAGGGCGACCGCCCTCGCCAGGGGCAACGTCAGGGCCAGCGTCAGCAGGGACAGCGCCAGCAAGGTCAGCAGGGTCAGCAGGGCGAAGATCAGGATCAGGCCGAGAACGGCCAGGGCGGTCAGGACCAGGATCCCTTAGGCTTGCGGCAGAGGCAGCAGGCTCTGCGGGAAAGGCTGGAAGAACTGCAGCGCCGGATGCAGGGCATGGGCATGCAGAACGAGCAGGGCCTGGGCGATGCCGAGCAGGCCATGCGCGAGGCCGAAGGCGCCCTGGGCCAGGGCCAGGACGGCCCGGCGGTGGACGCCCAGGGCCGGGCACTGGAAAATCTCCGGCGCGGCATGCAGGGCATGGCCCAGCAGATGCAACAGATGCAGCAGGGCGACGGCCAGGGGAACGAACAGGCCGGCGACCAGCCCGGCCAGGGCAATCCGCAAGGCAACCAGCAGGCGGGCCAGCGCGACACCGATCCTCTCGGACGGCCCACTCGGAACCGGGACTATTCCGACGGCCGCGTCGACGTTCCCAGCGCCAACCAGTCGCCCGCCCAAAGGGCGCAGCGGATCTTGGAAGAATTGCGGCGCAAGCTGGGCGATCCGAGCCGACCGCAGGAAGAACTCGATTATTTCGAGCGGCTGCTGCGGCGGAATTGA
- the tlpA gene encoding thiol:disulfide interchange protein TlpA — protein MSNAVNSRKSWLLGLGALAVAAGAGAAWYGLAPRDPMAAGVAECRASQPTAERLKPLAKGEVAAVGVSHAPKPPPVIAFNGPEGQPMSLSDFKGKTILVNLWATWCVPCRQEMPALDKLQTELGGPDFQVVAINVDTRNREKPKAWLQENGIRNLAYHADPEGKLLQVLQKSGHVVGLPTTFVIDAAGCEVALLKGPAEWASPDAVAFMKAALNRSRSSGRVKLDGSLEAFQAILPPFAFDRVAPGPVVNSLSD, from the coding sequence ATGTCGAACGCAGTGAATTCCCGGAAAAGCTGGCTTCTCGGTCTCGGTGCTCTTGCCGTTGCCGCAGGCGCGGGGGCGGCCTGGTATGGCCTTGCGCCCCGTGATCCCATGGCGGCCGGCGTCGCCGAATGCCGTGCGTCGCAGCCCACGGCCGAGCGCCTGAAGCCGCTCGCCAAGGGTGAGGTGGCAGCCGTCGGGGTGAGCCATGCCCCGAAGCCTCCGCCCGTCATCGCCTTCAACGGCCCCGAGGGGCAGCCGATGAGCCTGTCGGACTTCAAGGGCAAGACGATCCTGGTCAATCTCTGGGCGACCTGGTGCGTGCCGTGCCGCCAGGAAATGCCCGCCCTCGACAAGCTCCAGACGGAGCTGGGCGGCCCCGATTTTCAGGTCGTCGCCATAAACGTAGACACCCGCAACCGCGAGAAGCCGAAGGCCTGGCTGCAGGAGAACGGCATCCGGAACCTGGCCTATCACGCGGATCCCGAAGGCAAGCTGCTGCAGGTGCTGCAGAAATCCGGCCATGTGGTCGGCCTGCCGACCACCTTCGTGATCGATGCGGCGGGCTGTGAGGTCGCCCTGCTGAAGGGACCGGCCGAATGGGCTTCGCCCGATGCCGTCGCGTTCATGAAAGCGGCCCTGAATCGCTCCAGATCGTCAGGCCGCGTAAAGCTGGACGGGAGCCTCGAAGCCTTTCAGGCGATACTCCCGCCCTTCGCCTTTGACCGTGTCGCGCCCGGCCCTGTCGTAAACAGCCTGAGTGACTAG
- a CDS encoding adenylate/guanylate cyclase domain-containing protein produces MAPVHSRICKGCWQQLHIPVPLRGPASVPFRIFGIRPSRMNPNTCTVCELMFTRIMKARKIPVDVSVLFADLRGYTTLSRSLPPDAVSSLLDAFYDECAEAIWEYDGLLNKTIGDSVMALFNFPIQQPNHAEQAVRAGREILRRCEIRRKTLLSDHAALGDTDLGVGIGIDSGVTSFGEFGRSHRDLTAIGPVVNTAARAQAAAATGEILVTQAVYDRAGRDTVKGEGREYRLKGFEAPVQLYAA; encoded by the coding sequence ATGGCGCCCGTCCATTCCAGGATCTGCAAGGGTTGCTGGCAGCAGCTGCACATTCCCGTGCCTCTCCGGGGGCCGGCTTCCGTGCCTTTCCGCATCTTCGGCATTCGCCCAAGCCGGATGAACCCGAATACCTGCACGGTCTGCGAGCTCATGTTCACGCGGATCATGAAGGCCCGCAAGATTCCCGTCGACGTCTCCGTCCTTTTCGCGGACCTCAGGGGCTATACGACCCTGTCTCGGTCGCTCCCGCCCGACGCGGTCTCATCTCTGCTCGATGCCTTCTACGACGAATGCGCGGAGGCGATCTGGGAATATGATGGCCTGCTCAACAAGACCATCGGCGACTCCGTCATGGCGCTGTTCAATTTCCCCATCCAGCAGCCGAACCATGCCGAGCAGGCGGTTCGGGCCGGGCGCGAGATCCTGCGCCGCTGCGAGATCCGCCGCAAGACTTTGCTCTCAGACCATGCGGCCCTTGGCGACACCGATCTCGGAGTCGGGATCGGGATCGACTCGGGGGTGACGAGTTTCGGGGAATTCGGCCGTTCGCATCGCGACCTGACCGCGATCGGCCCCGTGGTGAACACGGCCGCCCGCGCCCAGGCCGCGGCGGCAACGGGTGAAATCCTAGTCACTCAGGCTGTTTACGACAGGGCCGGGCGCGACACGGTCAAAGGCGAAGGGCGGGAGTATCGCCTGAAAGGCTTCGAGGCTCCCGTCCAGCTTTACGCGGCCTGA
- the lptM gene encoding LPS translocon maturation chaperone LptM — MSSSLTFPRAVVVAGLLVLGLTACGRRGALEPPPDASAQAAETQTQVPASDTALPSPVGTPRSKANRGYTIPDKPFILDPLL; from the coding sequence ATGTCGTCCAGCCTGACTTTTCCCCGCGCGGTTGTGGTTGCGGGCCTTCTCGTCCTCGGTCTGACCGCCTGCGGCCGACGCGGCGCCCTTGAGCCGCCGCCGGATGCCTCCGCCCAGGCGGCCGAGACCCAGACCCAGGTGCCGGCGAGCGATACGGCCCTGCCCTCCCCGGTCGGCACCCCACGCTCCAAAGCCAACCGGGGCTACACGATCCCGGACAAGCCGTTTATCCTCGACCCGCTGCTCTAG
- the purQ gene encoding phosphoribosylformylglycinamidine synthase subunit PurQ, whose amino-acid sequence MKSAVIVFPGSNREGDVLRALTSAGSQAEKVWHAETELPKGTDLVVLPGGFSYGDYLRCGAIAGRATVMDAVRAHAARGGLVLGICNGFQILCESGLLPGILMRNANLKFICHRQFLRVERNDTAFTRAYAKGQAIDVCVAHGEGNYTADEETLKRLEGEGLVAFRYSDAQGHITADSNRNGSMNAIAGIYSEKLNVLGMMPHPENLIEDLVGGTDGRGLFESLVSSFPRAA is encoded by the coding sequence ATGAAATCTGCCGTCATCGTCTTCCCCGGCTCCAATCGCGAAGGCGATGTGCTGCGGGCGCTCACATCGGCCGGGTCCCAGGCGGAGAAGGTCTGGCACGCCGAGACCGAGCTGCCGAAGGGCACGGATCTCGTGGTCCTGCCGGGCGGCTTCTCCTACGGCGACTACCTGCGCTGCGGCGCCATCGCCGGCCGCGCCACCGTGATGGATGCGGTCCGGGCGCACGCGGCCCGGGGCGGCCTCGTGCTCGGCATCTGCAACGGGTTTCAGATCCTGTGCGAGTCCGGGCTTCTCCCCGGGATCCTGATGCGCAACGCCAACCTGAAGTTCATCTGCCACCGGCAGTTCCTGCGCGTCGAGCGCAACGACACCGCCTTCACCCGGGCCTATGCCAAGGGTCAGGCGATCGATGTCTGCGTGGCGCATGGCGAAGGCAACTACACGGCCGACGAGGAAACCCTGAAGCGCCTCGAGGGCGAAGGTCTGGTGGCCTTCCGCTATTCCGACGCGCAGGGGCACATCACGGCGGATTCCAACCGCAACGGCTCCATGAACGCGATCGCGGGCATCTATTCGGAGAAGCTCAATGTGCTCGGCATGATGCCTCATCCGGAGAACCTGATCGAAGACCTCGTGGGCGGCACCGACGGGCGCGGCCTGTTCGAGAGCCTCGTGTCGTCCTTCCCCCGCGCCGCCTGA
- the grxD gene encoding Grx4 family monothiol glutaredoxin has protein sequence MADANQIIDNEVKSNDVVLFMKGTPQFPMCGFSGQVVQILNYLGVPYKGVNVLEDETIRQGIKDYSNWPTIPQLYVKGEFVGGCDITREMFQAGELQQLFADKGIQVQQSA, from the coding sequence ATGGCTGACGCCAACCAGATCATCGACAACGAAGTGAAGTCCAACGACGTCGTGCTGTTCATGAAGGGCACGCCGCAATTCCCCATGTGCGGGTTCTCGGGTCAGGTGGTCCAGATCCTCAACTACCTCGGCGTGCCCTACAAGGGCGTCAACGTCCTCGAGGACGAGACCATCCGCCAGGGCATCAAGGATTATTCCAACTGGCCGACCATTCCCCAGCTCTACGTGAAGGGCGAGTTCGTCGGCGGCTGCGACATCACCCGCGAGATGTTCCAGGCCGGCGAGCTGCAGCAGCTCTTCGCCGACAAGGGCATCCAGGTTCAGCAGAGCGCCTGA
- the purS gene encoding phosphoribosylformylglycinamidine synthase subunit PurS has protein sequence MKARVTVTLKNGVLDPQGKAIEGALKSLGVEGIDGVRQGKVFDIELGTSDRAQAEAQLKAACEKLLANTVIENYRVELT, from the coding sequence ATGAAAGCGCGTGTCACCGTGACCCTCAAGAACGGCGTTCTCGACCCCCAAGGCAAGGCCATCGAAGGCGCCCTCAAATCCCTTGGGGTCGAAGGCATCGACGGGGTCCGCCAGGGCAAGGTCTTCGACATCGAGCTCGGAACCTCCGACAGGGCCCAGGCCGAAGCCCAGCTCAAGGCCGCCTGCGAGAAGCTGCTGGCGAATACCGTTATCGAAAATTACCGCGTCGAACTGACCTGA
- the purL gene encoding phosphoribosylformylglycinamidine synthase subunit PurL, giving the protein MIRNDVAITPELVKEHGLKPDEYERFVNLIGREPTMTELGIVSAMWNEHCSYKSSRIHLRGLPTKAPWVIQGPGENAGVIDIGDGLACIFKMESHNHPSFIEPYQGAATGVGGILRDVFTMGARPIASLNFLRFGEPDHPKTPHLVSGVVAGIGGYGNSFGVPTVGGSVGFDKRYNGNILVNAMAVGLARTDEIFYAKATGVGNPIVYLGSKTGRDGIHGATMASAEFDDASEEKRPTVQVGDPFAEKLLLEACLELMKSGAVIAIQDMGAAGLTSSAVEMGAKGNLGIELDLDKVPCREEGMTAYEMMLSESQERMLMVLKPGMEKEAEAIFHKWGLDFAVIGKTTDTLRFVIKHQGEVKADLPIKELGDEAPLYDRPWVESPRQPVIAPDSVKAPMSEAEALLKLVGSPDQCSKRWVWEQYDHLILGNTVQTPGGDAAIVRVEDGPKGLALTTDVTPRYCEADPFEGGKQAVAEAWRNITAVGGLPLALTDNLNFASPERPESMGQFVGCVRGIGEACKALDFPVVSGNVSLYNETNGQGILPTPAIGGVGLLDDVTVNASIAFRQEGEAIILIGATQGWLGQSIYLRDVCGREEGAPPPVDLAQEKRNGDFVRQLIRSGQVKTVHDVSDGGIALALAEMAIAGNVGAEITAVPEGLPLHAFLFGEDQARYLVAVDEDAAADILYAAGAVGIPAVTLGVTGGDALILPGQQAISVKQLKAAHEAWLPEYMTGKS; this is encoded by the coding sequence ATGATCCGCAACGACGTCGCCATCACCCCGGAGCTGGTCAAGGAGCACGGGCTGAAACCCGATGAATACGAGCGCTTCGTGAACCTGATCGGCCGCGAGCCGACCATGACCGAGCTCGGCATCGTCTCGGCCATGTGGAACGAGCATTGCTCGTACAAGTCCTCCCGCATCCACCTGCGCGGCCTGCCCACGAAGGCTCCCTGGGTCATTCAGGGTCCAGGCGAGAACGCGGGCGTGATCGATATCGGCGATGGGCTGGCCTGCATCTTCAAGATGGAGAGCCACAACCACCCGTCCTTCATCGAGCCCTACCAGGGCGCGGCGACGGGCGTCGGCGGCATCCTGCGCGACGTGTTCACCATGGGGGCGCGCCCCATCGCGTCGCTGAACTTCCTGCGTTTCGGCGAGCCGGATCATCCCAAAACCCCTCACCTCGTCTCGGGCGTGGTGGCGGGCATCGGCGGCTACGGCAATTCCTTCGGTGTGCCGACCGTCGGCGGCTCTGTGGGCTTCGACAAGCGCTACAACGGCAACATCCTGGTCAACGCCATGGCGGTCGGCCTCGCCCGCACGGACGAGATCTTCTACGCGAAAGCCACCGGAGTCGGAAACCCGATCGTCTATCTCGGCTCCAAGACCGGCCGCGACGGCATCCACGGCGCCACCATGGCGTCGGCCGAATTCGACGACGCGTCCGAGGAGAAGCGCCCGACGGTCCAGGTCGGCGACCCCTTCGCGGAAAAGCTCCTGCTCGAAGCCTGCCTCGAACTCATGAAGTCCGGCGCGGTGATCGCCATCCAGGACATGGGCGCGGCCGGCCTCACAAGCTCGGCGGTCGAGATGGGCGCGAAGGGCAATCTCGGCATCGAGCTCGACCTCGACAAGGTGCCCTGCCGCGAGGAGGGCATGACCGCCTACGAGATGATGCTGTCGGAGAGCCAGGAGCGCATGCTCATGGTGCTCAAGCCCGGCATGGAGAAGGAGGCCGAGGCCATCTTCCACAAATGGGGCCTGGATTTCGCCGTCATCGGCAAGACCACCGATACGCTCCGCTTCGTCATCAAGCACCAGGGCGAGGTGAAGGCGGATCTCCCGATCAAGGAACTCGGCGACGAGGCTCCGCTCTATGACCGTCCCTGGGTCGAGAGCCCCCGGCAGCCGGTGATCGCGCCCGACAGCGTGAAGGCCCCGATGTCGGAAGCCGAGGCGCTCCTGAAGCTCGTCGGCTCGCCGGACCAGTGCTCCAAGCGCTGGGTCTGGGAGCAGTACGACCACCTGATCCTCGGCAACACGGTCCAGACGCCCGGCGGCGACGCCGCCATCGTGCGCGTCGAGGACGGCCCGAAGGGCCTGGCCCTGACGACCGACGTGACGCCGCGCTATTGCGAGGCCGATCCCTTCGAGGGCGGCAAGCAGGCGGTGGCGGAAGCCTGGCGCAACATCACGGCGGTCGGCGGCTTGCCGCTCGCCCTCACCGACAACCTCAACTTCGCCAGCCCCGAGCGTCCCGAATCCATGGGCCAGTTCGTCGGCTGCGTCCGGGGCATCGGCGAGGCCTGCAAGGCGCTCGACTTCCCGGTCGTGTCCGGCAACGTCTCGCTCTACAACGAGACCAACGGCCAGGGCATCCTGCCCACCCCGGCCATCGGCGGCGTCGGACTCCTCGACGACGTGACGGTCAACGCCTCCATCGCCTTCAGGCAGGAGGGCGAGGCCATCATCCTCATCGGCGCGACCCAGGGCTGGCTCGGCCAGTCGATCTACCTGCGCGACGTCTGCGGCCGGGAGGAAGGCGCTCCGCCGCCGGTGGATCTGGCCCAGGAGAAGCGCAACGGCGACTTCGTGCGCCAGCTCATCCGCTCCGGTCAGGTCAAGACCGTCCACGACGTCTCGGACGGCGGCATCGCCCTTGCGCTCGCCGAAATGGCCATCGCCGGCAATGTGGGCGCCGAGATCACGGCCGTTCCCGAGGGCCTGCCCCTCCATGCCTTCCTCTTCGGCGAGGATCAGGCCCGCTACCTCGTCGCCGTCGACGAGGACGCGGCCGCCGACATCCTCTACGCGGCCGGCGCCGTCGGCATTCCGGCCGTGACCCTGGGCGTCACGGGGGGCGACGCGTTGATTCTGCCAGGCCAGCAGGCCATATCCGTGAAGCAATTGAAGGCAGCGCACGAAGCCTGGCTGCCGGAATACATGACCGGCAAGTCATAA
- the lysA gene encoding diaminopimelate decarboxylase → MHHFAYRDGVLHAEGVDLRRLADEVGTPFYCYSSATLERHYRVFAEAFAETDALVCYAMKANSNQAVLRTLGRLGAGMDIVSEGELRRALAAGVPGERIVFSGVGKTRSEMAFALDSGILCFNVESEPELEALSEVALSKGARAPVSIRINPDVDAKTHAKISTGKSENKFGIPIARAREVYARAAALKGIAVTGVDMHIGSQITDLAPYDNATALLAELARDLMADGHKLHHIDLGGGLGIPYRENNEPPPDPQAYAAIIKRHTKDLGLKLVFEMGRLIAGNAGVLVARVIYVKQGADKPFVIVDAAMNDLIRPTLYEAHHDIKPVAEATPDTPRIVADVVGPVCETGDYLALSRDMPEVKAGDLIAIMTAGAYGAVQASTYNTRRLVPEVLVRGEDHAVVRPRPTYEELIGLDRVPDWLA, encoded by the coding sequence ATGCACCACTTTGCCTATCGTGACGGCGTCCTCCACGCGGAGGGCGTCGATCTGCGCCGCCTCGCGGACGAGGTAGGAACCCCGTTCTATTGCTATTCCTCGGCCACCCTGGAGCGGCACTACCGGGTCTTCGCCGAGGCTTTCGCCGAGACGGACGCCCTGGTCTGCTATGCCATGAAGGCCAATTCCAACCAGGCGGTGCTCAGGACGCTCGGCCGCCTCGGGGCCGGCATGGACATCGTGTCCGAGGGCGAGCTGCGCCGCGCGCTGGCCGCCGGCGTCCCGGGCGAGCGGATCGTGTTCTCGGGCGTCGGCAAGACCCGGTCCGAGATGGCCTTCGCCCTCGACAGTGGCATCCTCTGCTTCAACGTGGAATCCGAGCCGGAACTCGAGGCGCTGTCCGAGGTCGCGCTCTCCAAGGGCGCGCGCGCGCCCGTGTCGATCCGAATCAACCCGGACGTGGACGCCAAGACCCACGCCAAGATCTCGACCGGCAAGTCCGAGAACAAGTTCGGCATCCCCATCGCCCGGGCCCGGGAGGTCTATGCGAGGGCGGCGGCGCTCAAGGGGATCGCTGTCACCGGCGTCGACATGCATATCGGCAGCCAGATCACCGATCTGGCCCCTTACGACAACGCGACCGCCCTTCTGGCCGAGCTGGCCCGGGACCTGATGGCCGACGGGCACAAGCTCCACCATATCGATCTCGGCGGCGGCCTCGGCATCCCCTATCGCGAGAACAACGAACCGCCGCCCGATCCGCAGGCCTATGCGGCGATCATCAAGCGCCACACCAAGGATCTCGGCCTCAAGCTCGTCTTCGAGATGGGCCGCCTGATCGCCGGCAATGCGGGCGTGCTCGTCGCCCGTGTCATCTACGTCAAGCAGGGTGCCGACAAGCCCTTCGTGATCGTCGATGCCGCCATGAACGACCTCATCCGTCCGACGCTCTACGAAGCCCATCACGACATCAAGCCGGTCGCAGAGGCCACGCCCGATACGCCGCGCATCGTCGCCGACGTGGTCGGCCCCGTCTGCGAGACCGGCGACTATCTCGCCCTCTCCCGGGACATGCCGGAGGTCAAGGCCGGCGACCTCATCGCCATCATGACCGCCGGCGCCTACGGGGCGGTCCAGGCCAGCACCTACAACACCCGGCGTCTCGTGCCCGAGGTGCTCGTCCGCGGCGAGGACCACGCCGTGGTGCGCCCGCGCCCGACCTACGAAGAGCTGATCGGGCTCGACCGGGTCCCGGACTGGCTGGCTTGA